DNA sequence from the Vicia villosa cultivar HV-30 ecotype Madison, WI linkage group LG3, Vvil1.0, whole genome shotgun sequence genome:
TTGAAACTTGCAAGGGAAAATGAACtgcttatattatagatatgccTGAATTTAAGCTTTGAAAATCATGTTGGTACgagcaagaaaataaaaaataaacaagttgTTGCTTTTAGGAAAATCCTAAACTGTTTCTTTGTTTTCCATGTTCAAAATCTACAAATTGAGTGTTGCTCAGCATAAAAGAGCCAAAAGCCAACCAAAATAGTTTCTGCAGGTGAGTTCTTTCCTATGCATGTGTTTGGTCCTATAGCTACCAAAATGAATTAAGATTGTTTCTATAAAATTGATTTAGATTTAGTGTGTTTTTGGTAACTCGGTGGCCCATCGCTACCGTGTGTTTAAAAGCATTTCTACCGAGGTTTTGAGAAGCTACAAAGTGTAGCTTCTAGCTAACCTTGATTTTTTGCCGTGATTTCCATGATCACCGATCATAGGCTTAAATTGAGTTGAAGATAAAGTGTTTTATGTTTTGAATATAAAAATGGGTTGAAGAATACGTTTAAGTTAAAAATTACGTTCAAATTCAAAAGATACAAATTGTAgcttaaaataaaatcaactcAAATAccataatcaattttatttcaaAAGAACCAAACTCGTCAAAATGAATTCTACATCTCTAGAATTGTTAACCAAACATACACTATATAACATTTATGCCTTAGCAAAGTTGTTATATCTTTTTGATGAATAAAGAAAATCTCACAGCTAAAGTTGCCAATGGTTTGTTAGTAAGTAGtcaattctctctcctatttCAATGCTTATTCTTGTTTCATATACTATTGTAACTCTAATTTTTATTTCAACTTCCTTTTGCATATGGTTGACAGTTATAAAATATGTTGGCTTATTATACAACAAGGGTGGCTTATACAATGTTTAGTACTCAATAAagaagataaatatataaattaaaaataagaaaaataaataaacttaacCTTCAATTTTTAGTACTGTCCTGACTTTGGTCCTACACCCCTTTGACAGTACTCTTGGCACATTAGAACCTTTCAATTGTAGTAGACACACTTTTTGTTTGCAGAAGATTAAGTGtctttgattaaattgatttagaatgaattgatttcataaggtttattttgattaaaaggGAGTTAAGATGATAAGCAATGCTACATTAGATCCTAATCAAcattcacacaaaaaaaaaataataagcataatcaaacaaaagaGTTAAAAAGCCAAAAAACAAAATGTGGATTCTAATCCAAGTCACCCATATCATAAACCACTTTCTCAGTCTCAGTAGTCTTACTCTAATCTTCTCGTTTCCCTTTGTTTAGGTATTGAAGAATGTTTTGGAGAAGGTCTCCATCCAGTTCACCATCCAAGCAATTTCCTCATCTTTCATGTCAGTTATGGGCGGGTCGTTGCGGCGAAGGCCTTCATACATCTGTCTTGAGATGTCTTTCAATCTCTGTCTACTCTCTGTATACACTTGTCCAAATCTTAGCAGGGCTTCTCGGTTATGGAAAATATGAGCCTTTTTCGTCTCGTATTCTTCACTTTGATCTTCCTCTTCTGAATCATCATCTTCTTGACTCCCTTCACTTTCATATTCCCCTTCAAATGGTCTCCAGTCAACAAACTCATCAACTTCCTCCGCTGTCCTTTTTCTCATCGGTATGACATTGAGGTTGAGCGCTTGCCACAAATTTCTCAAAAGATCTTCTATTCTCTGGTCATTCTCCATACCAACCTGACACTTGCGACACAAGACTTCCATTTCATGGGGAATAGAATCCCAATTTTGCATATCTGTATCAGGCTTTTGGTTTTGAGCCCTAAGACGCCTCCAATTTGGCTTCACCCTCAGAAGCATTCCTCGTTTACGCGTAGTCACATAATACTCTTCACACTTCTTAGAGCGAAATTGGTCACTGTCAAAGTTAGGTACGCTCGATGATGAGTCActtgtcttcctcttttgatctcTTACAATAGGAAATCTGGGAGCCCTGATTTTCACCTACATAATATCCAAGAAACCACTCAAAGGAAAACACAATTTCACAAACCGTATTACAAACCAAATGATGTGATTCTGAAAGATACGTATCGATATGGCTtggaaaataattttaatttaatttatcaatacATGTAATACTTCACAAGATTCAAGAATATCAATAAACCTCATTGTAGTGGCAACATCATGAAATTTCAACTAATGCAGAGAGATTCGTAAACTAAGAATCCAATTCCAACTAACGAACATGAAATTTCCACAAATCACAGTTAGGAACACATTAGTTATAAGTCTAATTTCAAATCGATAACATCAATTTAGGTAAACAGAAATAGTAAACAAAAAGGTAACAAATAAGGTCATGATCACATTCTAAGAATCGTGTATTACCGTGAGTATTAAAGTATACCTAAAACATAAAAGAACGTACCAGAATTAAAGAAAAAAGTTGCAATGGGGTTACCTATTGAAGAGAAGAACGGTGAAGGAGAAAGAAAGACTGAAGGAaaca
Encoded proteins:
- the LOC131656093 gene encoding uncharacterized protein LOC131656093 — encoded protein: MLLRVKPNWRRLRAQNQKPDTDMQNWDSIPHEMEVLCRKCQVGMENDQRIEDLLRNLWQALNLNVIPMRKRTAEEVDEFVDWRPFEGEYESEGSQEDDDSEEEDQSEEYETKKAHIFHNREALLRFGQVYTESRQRLKDISRQMYEGLRRNDPPITDMKDEEIAWMVNWMETFSKTFFNT